Genomic window (Nitrospirales bacterium LBB_01):
TTTTATTCGTCATTACGAGGAGCGTTAGCGACGTAGTAATCTCATCTTTATTCTCTTACTTTTTTGACAGCTACTTGGTATTAGAAGTTATACTGAGTTGCGTTCAAAGGCATAAATAAAAAAATGGATTCCTGCCTTCGCAGGAATGACAGAGAGAGGGCGTCATAGGGGAATCCCCTTTAGGGGAGGTCATTCCCGCCTACGAGCGGGAATCCAGTCCTTTTTCTCCACTAGTAGATTACCTTTTTGGAAGCTGCTTGGTATTACAGAGTGAACACATCACGTCGCAGCAGGAATTTTAAGCACCTGACCGGATTTTATGCTTTCAGGGTTTTTCAGATCGTTTATTTTCATAATATCACATAGCGGAACGTTATAAAGTCGGGAGATTGAATAAAGAGTCTGCCCCTTTTGTATAACGTGTTCTTTATAAGCTGTTGACTGAGTGACTTTTACCGGAGTTTCGGTAACATTTTTCAGTGCAGTTAGGTCAACATCGTTGGGATTCTTATCGGCTGTTTGAGAGTCGGTGTCAAGTGCTGAGAATATGTGTTCTTTAGTGCCTTGTGGAATTTTCAGTGTATAGTTTTTTGGGAGAGCGATTTTTGAGACAAGCACAGGACTTAACAATTCAGGGTTAAGTCTCTGAATATCACCGACTGTGACAGGGGTGCCTGCTATCAGACGACCAAGTTTAACGGATTTCGTAATTTTTACAGTGTCAAAATTTTCCGGATACTGAAAAACAATATCGCTGAAGTATTTGTCATACTCATCAAGTATCTCTAAAACGGCAAGGAGTTCTGTATAAAAATTCCTTGATGCAAAACCAAAAGCAGGGCCGTCATAGTTATCCACTATGTAGCAGATATCCATGGTAGCCGTACTCTGCACAGCCCGCTGCATTCCATAACAGCCGTGATTGTATGCAGTGATGGCAAGCGGCCATGAGTGCAATTGTGAGTAATTGAATGCAAGAAGTTTTGTAGCAGCAGTCGTTGATTTTATTGGATCAAGCCTCTCATCTACTGCCTTATTAATATTAATATACTTTTTAGCCGTATATCTGGTAAATTGCCAAAGCCCCGCCGCCTTTGCCCACGAATACGCATTTATGTCAAAAGCCGACTCCACAAATGGAAGACGCGTCAGCTCAAGCGGTAACCCCTTATCGGCAAATACATCCTCTATTTTTTTAAGGTATAATGTGCTTCGGCTTAGCGCTTTTTTAAAACGGTCGCTTTGCCCCACCTGAATCCTGAGGCGCTCTGCTGCATCTTTGTAACCACTCCTTATACCGTTACTATATAGCAAATCATAGACGCGTTTGTCCTCACCGGTAAGCCTTTCCAATTCCCCTTGTGAAAGAGTATCCAGCCTTTCCAGTATATCCTTGTATTTTCTTAAAATAGGAGATACGGCAAATGCTCTCATTTTTTTGTCTTTACTCTCATTTTCAGTTAATTCTATAGTTTCATATATAACACCCATTGCCCTTTTGTCGTGAATAACACACTGGCGATTATTTATACCGGTAAATATCTTTTTCCAGAAATCAACCTGATGGCGAAGTTCTGGTGGCGTCTGAAATTGAGATGATCGTGGCAGTTTGAAAATGTTTCCTGTGCCGCTCATTTTATTTTCAGATGGCGTCGTGTCAGATGACCCTTGCCGCAAATACAGCTCATCTGCCTCACAATAGCTCTGTGTTGAAATTAAAATTGATGAAAAAATCATTATAAAATAAATCATCTCTGCCGGTTTTTTCATTTTCGGATATCACCTCTCTCTAAAATTATGATAATTTCGCCATTACTGGCAGTTACTGTGAGTACTTCAAAATCATATATTGATAACGTCTTGTACGATGTAAGCATCTGTAAAATCTCCACTGGACTCCACACATGGAAGTGGATACTATAGCTCTTTGACATAAGTTCAGATGTCCAACGATTTATATATTTCTCTTTTTTAAAGCTATCAATATTAGTAAGCCAATCGCAATAGCTTGATTCCTCCCTGCAGTGTGCATTCCAATGCTCATACATTACAACATGCTCTGCCCAGTCTCTATAGTGTGCGTCTCTGCTTGTTTCAGTCCCCTCAGTATAATCCATGAGAAGATGTTTAAAGCTAGTGGTTTGGCGGTCTTTGTCAAATGTGTAACGCATATCAGGCACGGCAAGATACAAAATACCCTTAAGTTTTAAAACTCGCAGCATGTTGTTTAATGCCTCTATTACATTTTCGCAGTGCTCAAGAAAATGGTTTGCGATTACAAAGTCCTGTGATGAGTCCGCAATTGTTGCAAGTTTCTCTCCATTGTCAACTATGTCAACATTAAGGAATGTGTCAATGTCGGAATAATGTTCTTTGAGTTGTTCATTAGGAGTCCTGTCAACGTAGGATACTTTTGCAGCAGAGGAGACTTTAAGGGGTTTATTCAACGCCCCTATCTCTATACCATCGCCACATATGTACAATGCAGAGTATAATTGTCTTATTTCAAGATAGTTCTTTTGCAGGCAAATTTGAACTGCTTCTATAAAAGACAGTGCCCCAGTGTCTATTGTTGCACTTAAAACATCTTCTGCTTTAAGAACACCGCTGTTTATAATTTCCTTAACTATATTAACTCTGTCAGCATAAGAACAAATAATTTTCTTTAACTCATCAATGCCTATTAACTCTTCTCTGATGGCTAAGTCAATAAACTCACCTTTAACAAATATTCTATGTTTAAAAAAAACTTTTAAAACATTAATAAATAGTGTTGTGATATATTTTCTAATTTTCCTGGCAGCAGGTTTTACTACAGTATTTATCACAAAAATTCCTTTGTCAGACTACCGGAGTCGTTCAGTGCCTAATTTGGATTTAAGTCTAAGGACCGCCTGAGAGTGAAGCTGGCAAACTCGTCCCTCTGAAAGACTCAACACTTTCCCAATTTCTTTCATTGTTAACTCATCCCAGTAGTACAGTGAAAGCACAAGTTTTTCCTTATCAGGCAGGGATGCAATATGTCCGGCAAGAATCCTTTTCTGGGATTCATCGACAAGTTTAGTAAGCACATCGCGGCCTGAAATATCCGGTATGTTTTCCATGACATTCATTTCCTCGCCGTCAGAGGTCTTAGAGCTAAAGTCCTCAAAGCGGAGAGTTATTACTGAGTTTGCATCTTTCAATATCTTATAGTAGTCATCTACACTAATATTTAACTCATTAGCGATTTCCACGTCCTCAGGAGCCCTGCCCAGCATTTTTTCCAGTTTGGAGTGAACGGCTTTCAACTCGTTAACTTTTTCCTTAAGAGAGCGCGGCGCTGTGTCAAATGTACGAATCTCATCCAGCATAGCACCCTTTATCCTGAACTCAGCAAAGGTCTTTAGCTTGGCTCTGTTAGCGTCGTAATTATCAATAGAGTCAAGCAAACCCATAACACCTACGCTTATAAGGTCATCAGTTGTCAACTGAGGCGGCATACGGCTTGACAATCTGTAAGCCGTGTACTTTATAAAGGAGAGAAACTCCTTTATAATCTCTTCTTTCTGTTCGTCGCTCAGTTCTGATTTATACTTTTTCACATTCACAGTCTCATATTATACATTTTCACCAGAGGTAGCGGAAAGTAGATTGCCAATAAAAAACTGAAGCGATCCCTTCACTCTGTGTTTGGTTCTGCTCATCAGTTTATAAGCCAGGTCGGTGACCTTTTTAGAGGCTTTACCGTTAGGATTTACCTCTATAAAGGCTCTTTGCTGCCTCACAGCTGCCGGTACGGCTGCATCGTATGGGATATATCCTAAGTAATCAAGGGAAACATTTAAAAACTTATCAGCCGCCGTAGCAAGTCGTTTAAATACCTCCCTGCCCTCATCTTCTCCTCTAACATTGTTTACCAACACGCTGAACTCCTTTTCCTGATACCGGGTGTAGAGTACTTTCATAAGCGCATACGCATCAGTCATAGCCGTTGGCTCCGGTGTTGCCAAAATTATGATTTCCTGCGCCGCTATACAAAAAAACGCCACATTTTCCGATATTCCAGCAGCCGTGTCAATCAGCATTACATCAATGTTACTGTTAAAACTCTCAAATTCGTCAAGCAGCCTTAGTCTCTGAAACTCATCTAATACGGTTAGCTCTTGAACTCCTGATGAGGCAGGGAGAATCTTTATTCCGTGAGGCCCCTCCACTATTATATCAGAGAGTGACATCTCACCGTTTAGCACATTTTGCATATTGTACTTTGGTGCAAGGTGTAAAAGCACATCTATATTGCTTAGTCCTAAATCGGCATCAAGAATAAGCACCTCATGACCCAGTTTTTTCATAGCTATTGCCAGATTTGCCACAATGTTAGTCTTTCCCACACCGCCCTTTCCGCTTGCCATAGCTATCGTACGGATGTGTTTCTCTCTGCCGCCACTGCCTCTTAACATTTATAAAACTCCTTTTTCAGTACCAAATCAGCTATCCTTTCCATCCCTGCAAACTCTATATCATCCGGCACCTTCTGCCCTGTAGTGATATAGGCTATCGGCTTTTGATACGTTAGCGCCATGTTATACACCGAGCCGTAACGCACCGCCTCATCCACCTTCGTGTAACCAAGATAGTTTATCGGTAAGCGTCTGTAGTAACGGTACGCCTCAGTCATAAACTCATCGTCACTGTTGGCGCTCATCAAAAGATGCACCTCTATTGGTAAATCAGACAAGCATATCTCTGCCATGTCATCCATATACGCCTCATCCATCGGGCTCCGTCCTGTCGTGTCTATGTATATTATGTCTTTCGTTTCTGCAAATCTGAGCAGTGTGTTTTTTAGCTCCACAGGAGTTGAAGCCACAGCAAGCGGTATTCCCATAATACGGGCATATATCCGCACTTGCTCAACTGCGCCTATCCGGTACGTGTCAAGATTGATTATGGCTGTCCTTTTGCCCTCTCTAATTGAGTTTGCCGCAAGCTTGGCGATTGTCGTTGTCTTACCAACGCCTGTTGGGCCTATCAGCATTATTGCCTTCCTGTCTGTGTGTTTCTCTTTTACTTTTATGTTAGACATGAGCAAGGAGGGAATATCTTGCACATCGTTAGCCTTTTCGCATAAAAGTATTGCATACTCCTCACGTATTGCTCTTTCTTTCAGATAATAGAGGAGCATTCTTTTCTTTGGCGGCAGGGACATTTCAAACCCCAGGTTTTTCATATCCTCTATGCTGTCCCTTAGATACTCAATTTCACTTTGTACCTTAACTGTCATTTTATTAAGAAAATGCTCTAACTCCCTCCGTGTAAAAGCCGGCTCGGTTATGTGGTTTACCGGCTCAGGTGCAATTTCAACAGGTTTGTGAGCTGCGGCTCTTATATCGGCAGCCGCTGTCTTTTCAGCCCGCTCAACAACCGGCGCAACAGCAGTCTCTATTACATCTTGAGCCGATTCCTGCCTCTGATTAACCTTACCTCTTGAACTTTTATCCTTTGCGGCCTTTGCCGGTTGTGCGGCACTCTCTTTGCTTAAATTCCGTATTTTTTCCAGAATATTAAGATCATTTTTCAGTCTTACTGCCCGTGTGTCGTAAGTTCCAGCCCTAGGAGAGTCATAGTCAACAGCGGCAGTTACCTCCACACAGGGATGTGCCCCCTTAAGTTCCTCTGTTGAGAGAATTATAGCGTCCTCACTTAATTCCTTCTTTACCATAGAAAGCGCCTCAGCAAATGTTTTTGCCTGAAATTTTTTAATCTTCATATCTGACCACTCCTAACGTAAAAAGCCTTGCCGAGGAAATCTCAGCATTGGAAAGAACCACAACGGTAGGTACAAATTTCTCAAGCAGACGTTTTAAAAACCTGCGTATATGAGTTGAACAAAGGATTATCGGCTGCACTCCCCTTAAACTATCCTTGTCCATGAGCTTTTCTACTCCTTTAACAAGCCTGTTTATAATATCAGGATTAATTGACTCACCCGTTTGCACACTCCTGCCGATTGAGGATTCGAAACGAGGATCTAAAGTGAAAACAGGCACAGAGCCGTCCTGCATGGCATACTGCTTACTGATGTGTCTGCCAAGGGCTTGTCTTACATACTCAGCCAACATGTCAGGGTCTTTCACATTTGGCGCATAATCAAGGATAGTCTCAAGCACTGTCACTATGTCATTAATCGGCACACGCTCCTTGAGAAGATTTTGCAGTACCCTCTGAATGCCTCCAAGGGTCATAAGGGACGGTACCAGCTCCTCCACTATCTTTGGATACGTACGCGATACATTGTCAAGCATGTTCTGTACCTCAGTTCTGGAAAGGAGTTCCCAACAGTGTGTTCTGATTAACTCTGTCAAATGCGTTGCAATAACTGTCGGCGTATCCACTACCATGTAGCCAAGAAGCTGTGCGCTTTCAATATTAACCTCTTCTATCCAGACAGCAGGCAGCCCAAAAGCAGGCTCTTTTGACGGTATGCCGTCTATTTTCTCCACACTATCTGAGGCCACTGCCAGCCAGTGGTTCATCATAACCTCGTTTCTTGCCGCCTCTATCCCTCTTATAATAAAGCTGTACTCATGGGGGCGCAGCTGCAGGTTGTCTCGTATGTGAACAGGGGGAATAACAAACCCAATGTCTTTAGCAAGCTGACGTCTCATGGCCTTAATCTTACCAAGAAGCTCACCGCGCTGCTCCTCAACCAATGGTATCAGACCATAGCCGATTTCAAGCGTAAGCGGATCTATTTCTATAAATGTCTCAGGCTTAGCCTCCTCTACGGGCAACTCTGCCGCCTTCTCTGCAAGCTCGTCTTCTTTCGTTTTTAATGTCAACAGGTACGCTAGCCCAGATGCTGCCGCCGCTATCAATAGAAACGGTATGTGGGGAAGGCCTGGAATCATGGCAAAAACAAACAAAACACCGGAGGCTGTAAACAGTGTCTTAGGATTAATTAACACATCACTGGTGATGTCCTGACCCATATCAGATTCCTTGCCGGCGCGGCTCACTACGATACCTGCCGCAGTTGATATTAAAAGCGCCGGTATCTGAGTTACCATACCGTCTCCTATGGTAAGGATGGTGTAAGTCTGAAGGGCGTCCAGTATAGGCATCCCCTTTTGAATAACACCGATAAAAATTCCGCCTAAAATGTTTACACCGGTTATGATAAGACCGGCCACAGCATCTCCTCGCACAAACTTACTGGCACCGTCCATAGCTCCGTAGAAATCCGCCTCCTGTGCTATTTCCTCACGACGTTCCTTTGCCTCTTTTTCGTTTATAAGACCTGCGTTTAAATCCGCATCTATAGACATCTGTTTGCCGGGCATAGCGTCCAATGTAAATCTTGCCGCAACCTCTGCAATTCGACCGGAACCTTTGGTTATTACTACAAAATTAACAATAACGAGAATCAGGAATATAATAAGCCCTACAGCGTAGTTGCCGCCTACAACAAAGTTTCCAAAGGACATGATAACATCCCCTGCCGCCTCTATACCCTCATTACCATGGACAAGAACAAGCCGTGTCGTTGCCACGTTTAGGGCTAACCTAAACAGAGTAGTCAAAAGAAGCACAGTTGGAAACACCGAGAAATCAAGCGGCTTATGTATATAAATACTGGTTATCAGAATAACTATTGAGATGGCTATTGAGATGGAAAGCAGCATGTCAAGTAAAAAAGGATGCAGTGGTATGAGCATTACCCCAAGAATGCTTACCACTGCTATGGAAACTACTATCTCCGCTTTTTCTTTTATAAATTTAAGCCAATTCATGTTTTATCCTAAATCCTCCCCTGAAGCTTATAGATGTAAGCAAGGATTCTTGCTACAGCCTTATACAGCTCCTGAGGAATATACGTATCAATCTCTAATTTGAACAAAAGCCGTGCCAGAGGTTTATCCTCTACAACAGGGACTTTATGTTTACGGGCAAGTTCTCTGATTTTCTCAGCTACAAACCCTGAGCCCTTTGCCACTATCTTAGGAGCGCCCAACTCTCCCTCCTTATACAGTATGGCAATGGCAAGGTGAGTCGGGTTTGTTATTACCACTGTTGCCTTTGGCACTTGAGACATCATACGCCGTCTGGCAATTTCCCTCTGAATGCCTCTTATTTTTGACTTTACCTTTGGGTCACCCTCTGTATCTTTGTGTTCCTCTTTTATTTCCTGTTTAGACATCTTGATGGACTCTTCAAACCGATATTTCTCTATAATAAAACTCACTAAGGCTATAACAAAAAGATACAAGAAACCGTACCATACAGCCTCTTTGAGCAAATCATACGCAGCATAAGTCAACTGATTGAACT
Coding sequences:
- a CDS encoding FliA/WhiG family RNA polymerase sigma factor; this encodes MKKYKSELSDEQKEEIIKEFLSFIKYTAYRLSSRMPPQLTTDDLISVGVMGLLDSIDNYDANRAKLKTFAEFRIKGAMLDEIRTFDTAPRSLKEKVNELKAVHSKLEKMLGRAPEDVEIANELNISVDDYYKILKDANSVITLRFEDFSSKTSDGEEMNVMENIPDISGRDVLTKLVDESQKRILAGHIASLPDKEKLVLSLYYWDELTMKEIGKVLSLSEGRVCQLHSQAVLRLKSKLGTERLR
- the flhB gene encoding flagellar biosynthesis protein FlhB — protein: MAEGQERTERATPRRRQKAREKGQFTHSKELTSVAGMAGMMLVLYFGGRHFIASAKVVTVDFLTLSYGMDPFIAIKVAMTKTLLLLFPFLLGIVVLALTSEISQVGFMLKDMDLNFSKLNPFEGVKKMFSMNTIFDFLKNLLKFAGGILIFYLVIKADIVKLPFLLGKEFNQLTYAAYDLLKEAVWYGFLYLFVIALVSFIIEKYRFEESIKMSKQEIKEEHKDTEGDPKVKSKIRGIQREIARRRMMSQVPKATVVITNPTHLAIAILYKEGELGAPKIVAKGSGFVAEKIRELARKHKVPVVEDKPLARLLFKLEIDTYIPQELYKAVARILAYIYKLQGRI
- a CDS encoding MinD/ParA family protein codes for the protein MLRGSGGREKHIRTIAMASGKGGVGKTNIVANLAIAMKKLGHEVLILDADLGLSNIDVLLHLAPKYNMQNVLNGEMSLSDIIVEGPHGIKILPASSGVQELTVLDEFQRLRLLDEFESFNSNIDVMLIDTAAGISENVAFFCIAAQEIIILATPEPTAMTDAYALMKVLYTRYQEKEFSVLVNNVRGEDEGREVFKRLATAADKFLNVSLDYLGYIPYDAAVPAAVRQQRAFIEVNPNGKASKKVTDLAYKLMSRTKHRVKGSLQFFIGNLLSATSGENV
- the flhA gene encoding flagellar biosynthesis protein FlhA — protein: MNWLKFIKEKAEIVVSIAVVSILGVMLIPLHPFLLDMLLSISIAISIVILITSIYIHKPLDFSVFPTVLLLTTLFRLALNVATTRLVLVHGNEGIEAAGDVIMSFGNFVVGGNYAVGLIIFLILVIVNFVVITKGSGRIAEVAARFTLDAMPGKQMSIDADLNAGLINEKEAKERREEIAQEADFYGAMDGASKFVRGDAVAGLIITGVNILGGIFIGVIQKGMPILDALQTYTILTIGDGMVTQIPALLISTAAGIVVSRAGKESDMGQDITSDVLINPKTLFTASGVLFVFAMIPGLPHIPFLLIAAAASGLAYLLTLKTKEDELAEKAAELPVEEAKPETFIEIDPLTLEIGYGLIPLVEEQRGELLGKIKAMRRQLAKDIGFVIPPVHIRDNLQLRPHEYSFIIRGIEAARNEVMMNHWLAVASDSVEKIDGIPSKEPAFGLPAVWIEEVNIESAQLLGYMVVDTPTVIATHLTELIRTHCWELLSRTEVQNMLDNVSRTYPKIVEELVPSLMTLGGIQRVLQNLLKERVPINDIVTVLETILDYAPNVKDPDMLAEYVRQALGRHISKQYAMQDGSVPVFTLDPRFESSIGRSVQTGESINPDIINRLVKGVEKLMDKDSLRGVQPIILCSTHIRRFLKRLLEKFVPTVVVLSNAEISSARLFTLGVVRYED
- a CDS encoding class I SAM-dependent methyltransferase; its protein translation is MINTVVKPAARKIRKYITTLFINVLKVFFKHRIFVKGEFIDLAIREELIGIDELKKIICSYADRVNIVKEIINSGVLKAEDVLSATIDTGALSFIEAVQICLQKNYLEIRQLYSALYICGDGIEIGALNKPLKVSSAAKVSYVDRTPNEQLKEHYSDIDTFLNVDIVDNGEKLATIADSSQDFVIANHFLEHCENVIEALNNMLRVLKLKGILYLAVPDMRYTFDKDRQTTSFKHLLMDYTEGTETSRDAHYRDWAEHVVMYEHWNAHCREESSYCDWLTNIDSFKKEKYINRWTSELMSKSYSIHFHVWSPVEILQMLTSYKTLSIYDFEVLTVTASNGEIIIILERGDIRK
- a CDS encoding transglycosylase SLT domain-containing protein, translating into MKKPAEMIYFIMIFSSILISTQSYCEADELYLRQGSSDTTPSENKMSGTGNIFKLPRSSQFQTPPELRHQVDFWKKIFTGINNRQCVIHDKRAMGVIYETIELTENESKDKKMRAFAVSPILRKYKDILERLDTLSQGELERLTGEDKRVYDLLYSNGIRSGYKDAAERLRIQVGQSDRFKKALSRSTLYLKKIEDVFADKGLPLELTRLPFVESAFDINAYSWAKAAGLWQFTRYTAKKYININKAVDERLDPIKSTTAATKLLAFNYSQLHSWPLAITAYNHGCYGMQRAVQSTATMDICYIVDNYDGPAFGFASRNFYTELLAVLEILDEYDKYFSDIVFQYPENFDTVKITKSVKLGRLIAGTPVTVGDIQRLNPELLSPVLVSKIALPKNYTLKIPQGTKEHIFSALDTDSQTADKNPNDVDLTALKNVTETPVKVTQSTAYKEHVIQKGQTLYSISRLYNVPLCDIMKINDLKNPESIKSGQVLKIPAAT
- the flhF gene encoding flagellar biosynthesis protein FlhF; its protein translation is MKIKKFQAKTFAEALSMVKKELSEDAIILSTEELKGAHPCVEVTAAVDYDSPRAGTYDTRAVRLKNDLNILEKIRNLSKESAAQPAKAAKDKSSRGKVNQRQESAQDVIETAVAPVVERAEKTAAADIRAAAHKPVEIAPEPVNHITEPAFTRRELEHFLNKMTVKVQSEIEYLRDSIEDMKNLGFEMSLPPKKRMLLYYLKERAIREEYAILLCEKANDVQDIPSLLMSNIKVKEKHTDRKAIMLIGPTGVGKTTTIAKLAANSIREGKRTAIINLDTYRIGAVEQVRIYARIMGIPLAVASTPVELKNTLLRFAETKDIIYIDTTGRSPMDEAYMDDMAEICLSDLPIEVHLLMSANSDDEFMTEAYRYYRRLPINYLGYTKVDEAVRYGSVYNMALTYQKPIAYITTGQKVPDDIEFAGMERIADLVLKKEFYKC